In Thermanaerothrix sp., the following proteins share a genomic window:
- the glyQ gene encoding glycine--tRNA ligase subunit alpha, whose amino-acid sequence MNFQEIVMRLERFWADQGCVIQQPYDIEVGAGTMNPATTLRVLGPEPWRVAYVEPSRRPTDGRYGENPNRLQHYYQYQVIVQPAPDDIQDIYLDSLRALGIDPSEHDIRFVEDDWESPTIGAWGLGWEVWLDGMEVTQFTYFQQVGGIDMEAVPAEITYGLERIAMFVQKVDSVYDLQWVGDVKYGDIHHQGEVEHSTYNFDVSDPKMLFELFGHYEREAKRVLDAGLVLPAYDYVLKCSHTFNLLDARSAISVTERTGYIARVRALAGACCRAYWEQRKAMGYPLMGKFKAFDGSFGGGE is encoded by the coding sequence TTGAACTTTCAGGAAATAGTCATGCGGCTTGAACGTTTCTGGGCGGACCAGGGATGTGTCATCCAACAGCCATACGATATAGAGGTGGGGGCTGGCACCATGAACCCCGCCACCACCTTGAGGGTTTTGGGGCCTGAGCCTTGGCGGGTGGCCTATGTGGAGCCCTCAAGGCGTCCCACCGATGGGAGGTACGGGGAGAACCCGAACCGCCTCCAGCACTATTATCAGTATCAGGTGATAGTGCAGCCCGCTCCGGATGACATCCAGGACATATACTTGGACAGCCTTAGGGCCCTTGGGATAGATCCCTCCGAGCATGACATAAGGTTTGTGGAGGATGACTGGGAATCCCCCACCATAGGCGCTTGGGGGCTTGGGTGGGAAGTTTGGCTTGACGGCATGGAGGTTACGCAGTTTACCTACTTCCAGCAGGTGGGCGGCATTGACATGGAGGCGGTGCCGGCGGAGATAACCTATGGTTTGGAGCGCATCGCCATGTTCGTCCAGAAGGTGGACAGCGTTTATGACCTCCAGTGGGTAGGGGATGTTAAGTACGGGGATATTCACCATCAGGGAGAGGTGGAGCATTCCACCTACAACTTTGACGTTTCCGACCCGAAGATGCTGTTCGAGTTGTTTGGCCATTACGAGAGGGAGGCTAAGAGAGTTCTGGACGCCGGTTTGGTGCTTCCAGCGTACGATTACGTTCTAAAGTGCTCCCATACGTTTAACTTGCTTGATGCCAGGAGCGCCATAAGCGTCACCGAGCGGACCGGCTATATAGCCCGGGTCAGGGCTCTGGCGGGAGCCTGCTGCAGGGCCTACTGGGAGCAGAGGAAGGCCATGGGATATCCCCTCATGGGTAAGTTCAAGGCTTTTGACGGATCTTTCGGGGGAGGCGAGTGA
- a CDS encoding DNA repair protein RecO C-terminal domain-containing protein codes for MGLSLPLHLHCDLSPRGPFRASGVVLRKEERERGRRVLFFLRGYGTLWATVPLGGRSTLGGASEVMSWGEFSFYRGHRSVVLKDAVIRASYLDLSGRPDALKCFIEACELLSSLPCMMRRDDLLKLLWALFIGLGAGVFPPVAFVRFLGRWLRLEGVMPDLFRCCLCGSPVTSRWGLAEQGVVCCGVYAVIGADVMAELLRTLYLRHDDFVKWSLAHFRGPSADEGLGVWERIIRWMRGFLFEANILLGREGS; via the coding sequence ATGGGACTGTCCCTTCCGCTTCACCTTCACTGTGACCTGTCCCCCCGAGGTCCCTTCAGGGCCTCGGGGGTGGTCCTTAGGAAGGAGGAAAGGGAAAGGGGGCGCCGGGTCCTCTTCTTTTTGCGGGGGTATGGTACCCTTTGGGCCACGGTACCCCTTGGAGGCAGGTCAACCCTTGGGGGGGCTTCGGAGGTCATGTCGTGGGGGGAGTTCTCTTTTTACCGCGGCCACAGGTCAGTGGTGCTTAAGGACGCGGTGATAAGGGCCAGCTACCTGGATCTTTCGGGACGACCGGATGCTCTCAAGTGCTTCATAGAAGCATGTGAACTTCTTTCATCCCTGCCGTGCATGATGCGGCGGGATGACCTGCTTAAGCTTCTGTGGGCCCTTTTCATCGGGCTCGGGGCTGGGGTGTTTCCCCCCGTCGCTTTTGTAAGGTTTCTTGGGCGCTGGCTCAGACTGGAAGGGGTAATGCCGGATCTTTTTAGGTGCTGCCTCTGTGGTTCCCCGGTCACCTCCCGGTGGGGACTTGCGGAGCAAGGGGTTGTTTGCTGTGGTGTTTATGCGGTCATCGGGGCCGATGTAATGGCAGAACTGTTGAGGACTTTGTACCTTAGGCATGATGATTTCGTGAAATGGAGTCTTGCCCATTTTAGGGGTCCTTCGGCGGATGAGGGGCTTGGGGTTTGGGAGCGGATCATCCGCTGGATGAGGGGCTTTTTATTTGAAGCGAACATACTTTTGGGGAGGGAAGGGTCTTGA
- the era gene encoding GTPase Era yields the protein MTQGAHRAGCVALLGRPNVGKSSLVNALVGEKVMAVSPKAQTTRHAIRGIVNGEGYQIVLVDTPGVHEPRHDLGKFMISQIRAALDEVCGICFVVDATCDRVSIMDERVLEWICEAGRPAALCVNKVDLLKRKDQFWDVVALFQDRYGFDAVVPVSAVQGTNLDVLKDTMVAWLPESPPLFPEEFLIDRTERFLTEEIIREKVFLAVEEEVPHCVAVVVESFKSPDEYPDRKTLHIRASIVVEKEGQKGILIGSGGKMIRSIRLAAEEELERVFGYPVDLELWVKVRPRWRKNPSMLRNLGYGQ from the coding sequence ATGACTCAAGGGGCCCACAGGGCCGGTTGTGTGGCTCTATTGGGGCGCCCTAACGTGGGGAAGTCCTCGTTGGTAAACGCCCTGGTGGGAGAAAAGGTAATGGCGGTGTCCCCCAAGGCCCAGACCACCAGGCACGCCATAAGGGGAATAGTAAACGGGGAAGGTTATCAGATAGTATTGGTGGATACCCCGGGCGTGCACGAACCAAGACACGACCTTGGAAAGTTCATGATCTCCCAGATTAGGGCCGCCCTTGATGAGGTGTGCGGGATCTGTTTTGTGGTGGATGCCACGTGCGACAGGGTTTCCATCATGGATGAAAGGGTGCTTGAGTGGATATGCGAGGCTGGCCGTCCCGCCGCCCTTTGCGTAAACAAGGTCGATCTGCTGAAGCGTAAGGACCAGTTCTGGGACGTGGTGGCCCTCTTCCAGGATCGTTACGGGTTTGACGCGGTGGTCCCGGTGTCCGCCGTTCAGGGGACCAATTTGGATGTTTTGAAGGATACCATGGTTGCTTGGCTCCCAGAATCGCCGCCCCTTTTCCCCGAGGAATTTTTGATAGACAGGACCGAGCGCTTCCTGACGGAGGAGATAATAAGGGAGAAGGTTTTCCTTGCGGTGGAGGAGGAGGTTCCTCACTGTGTGGCGGTGGTCGTGGAGTCCTTTAAGAGCCCCGATGAGTATCCCGATAGGAAGACCCTTCACATAAGAGCGTCCATAGTGGTGGAGAAAGAGGGGCAGAAGGGGATCCTCATAGGCTCTGGAGGCAAGATGATTCGGTCCATAAGGCTTGCGGCGGAGGAGGAGCTGGAGAGGGTTTTTGGGTACCCAGTGGATCTGGAGCTGTGGGTAAAGGTGAGGCCCCGGTGGCGCAAGAACCCGTCCATGCTGAGGAACTTAGGATACGGTCAGTGA
- a CDS encoding cytidine deaminase, which produces MVDLAEEELDGLWELALKARERAYSRYSGFSVGAALMCEDRKVFLGCNVENGSYGLTQCAERSAICSMVAAGGSKPVAIAVRGPEEVDCSPCGACRQVLMEHNPDMLVLFQWGGRRVEVLARELLPYGFELDESMDIGGLDR; this is translated from the coding sequence ATGGTGGATCTTGCAGAGGAGGAACTGGACGGCCTTTGGGAGCTGGCCCTTAAGGCCAGGGAGAGGGCCTACAGCAGGTATTCTGGGTTTTCCGTTGGAGCTGCCCTTATGTGTGAAGATCGCAAGGTGTTTCTTGGGTGTAACGTTGAGAACGGAAGCTACGGCCTTACCCAGTGTGCCGAGCGTTCTGCCATATGTTCAATGGTAGCTGCTGGGGGATCTAAGCCTGTGGCCATAGCGGTTAGAGGCCCTGAGGAGGTCGACTGCTCTCCCTGCGGCGCCTGCCGTCAGGTTCTTATGGAGCATAACCCGGATATGCTGGTTCTTTTTCAGTGGGGCGGACGCCGGGTGGAGGTGCTTGCCAGGGAGTTGCTCCCCTATGGATTTGAACTGGATGAGTCCATGGATATTGGGGGATTAGACCGATGA
- a CDS encoding hemolysin family protein, with amino-acid sequence MSEEVGSKLLYLLFLLLMSFIFSAMETAMTTVSRARLATLEEVNPSRRGLISWLSSNRQRALMVTLLGNNLVNIASSAIASAVAITLVGGNGIWISVFLMTAVIVFFCEILPKASAIARPDGFVVLLLPLIRFLSFILWPLISIAEMLVSLIGRIFGVKLQTSTLITREEIDHIVKEGSASGVLEEDERKMIHGIISFEETRVSEIMVPRTDVTAVAASSSVRDAIDIFMESGHSRMPIFEGDMDHIVGILYVKDLLRNLTVGDVDGPVVECKRQSLFVPETMKVAELFDRMKKTRVHMAIVVDEYGGTAGLVTLEDLIEEIVGEIQDEYDEEVPPIQADGDGFLVQGHVHLEDLSEALGYTFEAEDVDTVGGLVLSLFGGFPEEGQSIEHGPWIIDVTKVGNYRILEVRFRGREGRGWEE; translated from the coding sequence GTGAGCGAAGAGGTAGGCAGTAAACTTCTATATCTTTTGTTCCTTCTGTTGATGTCTTTCATCTTTAGTGCCATGGAGACCGCGATGACGACGGTCTCGAGGGCCAGGCTGGCCACATTGGAAGAGGTTAATCCTTCAAGAAGGGGCCTTATTTCCTGGCTGTCATCCAACCGGCAGCGGGCTCTTATGGTTACCCTCCTGGGTAACAACCTGGTAAACATAGCCTCCAGCGCCATCGCATCGGCGGTGGCGATAACCTTGGTTGGGGGCAACGGTATTTGGATATCCGTTTTTCTAATGACCGCGGTTATAGTTTTCTTCTGCGAGATCTTGCCTAAGGCCTCCGCCATAGCCAGGCCCGACGGTTTTGTGGTTCTTCTGCTGCCCCTCATAAGGTTTTTGAGTTTTATCCTATGGCCCCTGATCTCAATAGCGGAGATGTTAGTTTCTTTAATTGGCCGTATATTTGGAGTTAAGCTCCAGACCTCCACGTTGATCACCCGGGAGGAGATAGATCACATAGTCAAGGAGGGCAGTGCCAGTGGTGTCCTTGAGGAAGACGAAAGGAAGATGATCCACGGGATAATCTCCTTCGAGGAGACCAGGGTTTCAGAGATAATGGTCCCCCGCACCGATGTTACCGCGGTGGCAGCCTCCAGCTCCGTGAGGGATGCCATAGACATATTCATGGAGAGCGGCCATTCAAGGATGCCGATCTTTGAAGGTGACATGGACCACATCGTGGGGATCCTATATGTTAAGGACCTGCTTCGAAACCTGACGGTTGGGGATGTGGATGGACCTGTGGTTGAATGCAAGCGGCAGAGCCTCTTCGTCCCGGAGACCATGAAGGTGGCGGAGCTGTTTGACAGGATGAAGAAGACAAGGGTTCACATGGCCATAGTGGTGGACGAGTACGGTGGAACTGCGGGTCTTGTGACGCTGGAGGACCTGATAGAGGAGATAGTCGGTGAGATACAGGACGAGTATGACGAGGAGGTTCCTCCGATACAGGCCGATGGGGATGGTTTCTTGGTGCAGGGACATGTGCACCTGGAGGATCTTTCCGAGGCTTTGGGCTATACATTTGAGGCGGAGGATGTGGATACCGTCGGAGGACTGGTTTTGTCTTTGTTCGGTGGATTCCCGGAGGAAGGCCAGTCCATTGAACATGGGCCATGGATCATTGATGTGACCAAGGTGGGGAACTACAGGATTCTTGAGGTTCGATTCAGAGGCCGGGAAGGCCGGGGATGGGAGGAGTAG
- the ybeY gene encoding rRNA maturation RNase YbeY gives MPLEVALDIQGKVPEDLFGRELAVCSAWEEFLKTRCELPSLVSKVEVGVTFVEDEQMIELNLKYRGIDSVTDVLSFPLWEEGGVFVPPNWQVLPLGDVVVCPGAVESLDGSFTKGLLLVIHHGFLHLLGYDHVEDEEREVMWRLQDELVERTV, from the coding sequence TTGCCCCTTGAGGTGGCCCTTGATATTCAAGGGAAGGTGCCGGAGGATCTGTTCGGCAGGGAGTTGGCGGTATGCTCTGCTTGGGAGGAGTTCCTTAAGACCCGTTGTGAGCTCCCGTCGTTGGTGTCCAAGGTTGAAGTTGGAGTTACGTTTGTCGAAGATGAACAGATGATAGAGCTTAATTTAAAATATAGGGGCATTGATTCGGTCACCGATGTGTTGTCCTTCCCCCTGTGGGAGGAAGGGGGGGTATTTGTTCCCCCTAACTGGCAGGTCTTGCCTCTGGGAGACGTGGTGGTATGTCCCGGTGCGGTGGAAAGCTTGGACGGTAGTTTTACGAAGGGTTTATTGTTGGTAATTCACCACGGATTTCTGCACCTTTTAGGCTATGATCATGTGGAAGATGAAGAAAGAGAGGTCATGTGGCGCCTTCAGGATGAGCTGGTGGAGCGTACGGTATAA
- a CDS encoding HDIG domain-containing protein — translation MGVRLAYNWSLDRGRCGFVALTVLLSLLGVLLNWWLVELPAGFRMGEPSPRTYKVRLGSVKAEGLSDGFLNSLSVLKTDPGQVLSQKLVGLISSFDSNTRDRLLSAAVAAGDLILRDGGLGRTAEGSLRIDDEIWRALDSLSLPQAQKNVVFQILWELFMASQRRDSAGGVIVYEGQTVTEDIARLLAAEGYRDKDFPWKRFLWAVFAVAFWANMSWSLFSDVGNGRSSLGLSQWGFVVTVIFLCWGLQLMVSSWLVDLMFPAAVASWLFLALPPGPAFGLSVGWGMVGAIICFVYFPPLAAIQIVQAVLSAGLGYSLLRGLSSRLSLLFRLAYYFVLISLASMFVRWGFGFPVATAALVQYGALCLLWPSVVLALLPLWERIFGVLSPLMIMELSHPSSPLLKRLQLEAPGTYHHSLAVGAMAGGAAELLGMDGLMVRAGAYYHDIGKLRRPKFFIENQTGGENVHDNLSPSLSALVILSHVRDGLELAEEYGLPGFVRDFISEHHGTTCLAYFYRKARTMGEDVPIDQFSYPGPPPRSRETALVMLADSVEAAAKAMEHRLQDPSEVEGLVDEVIRSKVESKQLDNVDFTMREMRIIRDSFIGALRSMRHTRQVRPIQGSS, via the coding sequence ATGGGCGTTAGGCTTGCTTACAACTGGAGCCTTGACAGGGGGCGATGCGGGTTCGTTGCCCTTACGGTTTTGTTGTCCCTGTTGGGGGTTTTGCTCAACTGGTGGTTGGTGGAGCTGCCCGCGGGTTTTCGGATGGGGGAGCCTTCCCCAAGGACGTATAAGGTAAGGCTTGGGTCTGTTAAAGCCGAAGGCCTTTCGGATGGCTTTTTGAACTCCTTGAGCGTCCTTAAGACCGATCCAGGTCAGGTGCTTTCTCAAAAGCTTGTGGGGTTGATCTCTTCGTTTGATAGTAATACCCGGGACAGGTTGCTATCCGCCGCGGTGGCAGCCGGGGATCTTATCTTGAGGGACGGTGGTTTGGGGAGAACCGCAGAGGGTTCCCTTCGGATTGACGATGAGATATGGAGGGCCTTGGACAGCCTATCCCTGCCTCAAGCCCAAAAGAACGTGGTCTTTCAGATCCTGTGGGAGCTTTTTATGGCTTCTCAAAGGCGGGACAGCGCAGGGGGTGTGATAGTTTACGAGGGGCAGACGGTAACCGAGGACATAGCTAGACTTCTGGCCGCGGAGGGATACCGGGACAAGGACTTCCCGTGGAAGCGTTTCCTGTGGGCGGTTTTTGCAGTTGCCTTTTGGGCCAACATGTCCTGGTCGCTCTTTTCCGATGTTGGCAACGGAAGATCATCTTTGGGGCTTTCCCAATGGGGATTTGTGGTGACGGTTATATTCCTCTGTTGGGGGCTGCAGCTTATGGTGTCCTCCTGGCTTGTGGATCTCATGTTCCCTGCGGCGGTGGCTTCCTGGCTTTTTTTGGCCCTTCCCCCTGGCCCTGCCTTTGGTTTGTCGGTGGGATGGGGGATGGTGGGAGCTATAATATGTTTTGTATACTTTCCTCCCTTGGCGGCGATTCAGATCGTCCAGGCGGTCCTGTCCGCCGGGTTGGGGTATTCCCTCCTTAGGGGGCTTTCGTCCAGGCTTTCTCTTCTCTTTCGGTTGGCATACTATTTTGTGCTCATATCCTTGGCGTCCATGTTCGTAAGGTGGGGCTTTGGTTTCCCCGTGGCCACCGCGGCGCTGGTGCAATACGGGGCCTTGTGCCTTCTTTGGCCGAGCGTTGTTTTGGCTTTGTTGCCCCTTTGGGAGCGGATCTTTGGGGTGTTGTCCCCACTTATGATAATGGAACTGAGCCATCCTTCAAGCCCGCTTCTTAAGCGCCTTCAGCTGGAGGCCCCGGGTACTTATCATCATTCCTTGGCGGTGGGGGCCATGGCGGGAGGGGCCGCCGAACTACTGGGGATGGACGGTCTTATGGTAAGGGCCGGAGCCTACTATCACGACATAGGCAAGCTCAGAAGGCCCAAGTTCTTCATAGAAAACCAGACTGGGGGGGAGAACGTTCATGATAACTTATCGCCCTCCCTTTCTGCCCTTGTGATACTGTCCCACGTGAGGGATGGCCTTGAGCTGGCGGAGGAGTACGGGCTGCCGGGTTTTGTGCGGGACTTTATATCCGAGCACCACGGCACCACATGTTTGGCTTACTTTTACAGGAAGGCTAGGACCATGGGGGAGGATGTCCCTATTGATCAATTTTCCTACCCTGGGCCTCCACCCAGGAGCAGGGAGACCGCCCTGGTTATGTTGGCGGATTCTGTGGAGGCCGCGGCTAAGGCCATGGAACATAGGTTGCAAGACCCTTCGGAGGTGGAGGGCCTTGTGGATGAGGTCATAAGGTCCAAGGTGGAGTCAAAACAGCTTGACAACGTGGACTTCACCATGCGGGAGATGCGTATAATAAGGGATTCCTTCATAGGGGCGCTGAGATCCATGAGGCACACAAGACAAGTGCGCCCCATCCAGGGGTCCTCCTGA
- a CDS encoding PhoH family protein, producing MELGSGDSSFSLRVRPFPGQDQVIREIEREFALEVLGRGDLIVLKGGDESQVRGVADLLFRLGEMDDRWLPIELHVLREAMDEIKRGGRLTLLDRLGDSPVVYQTAKGRQVRPYTAGQIDYVNALMDSEVTFAIGPAGTGKTYLAAAFALSLLKRGEISRVVLVRPVVEAGERLGFLPGDIMEKVEPYLRPLYDAFFDLLSPDKFMRLLDRKVIEIVPLAYMRGRTLNESFIILDEAQNTTPEQMKMFLTRMGMGSKAVVTGDVTQVDLPQGKDSGLLGVEAILGGIPGISFVRLSASDVVRHPIVQKIVRAYEDYEDRVRGG from the coding sequence ATGGAACTGGGATCCGGGGATAGTTCTTTCAGCCTCAGGGTCAGGCCCTTCCCGGGGCAGGACCAGGTTATCAGGGAGATAGAGAGGGAGTTTGCCCTTGAGGTCTTAGGGCGCGGGGATCTCATAGTGTTAAAGGGCGGGGATGAATCGCAGGTCCGGGGTGTTGCGGACCTGCTGTTCCGTCTTGGGGAGATGGATGACCGGTGGTTGCCCATAGAGCTTCACGTCCTAAGGGAGGCTATGGACGAGATAAAGCGGGGAGGGAGGCTTACCCTTCTGGACCGATTGGGTGATTCCCCGGTTGTTTACCAGACCGCCAAGGGGCGCCAGGTGAGACCCTATACGGCGGGCCAAATTGACTACGTCAACGCCCTTATGGATAGCGAGGTCACCTTTGCCATAGGGCCGGCCGGAACTGGCAAGACCTATCTTGCCGCGGCCTTTGCCCTGTCGCTCCTCAAGAGGGGAGAGATAAGCCGCGTGGTGCTGGTGCGGCCCGTGGTGGAGGCGGGGGAGCGCTTGGGCTTCCTGCCGGGGGACATCATGGAGAAGGTGGAGCCCTATCTAAGGCCCCTGTATGACGCCTTCTTCGACCTTCTAAGCCCCGATAAGTTCATGAGGTTGTTGGACCGCAAGGTCATAGAGATAGTGCCCCTGGCTTACATGCGAGGGCGCACATTGAATGAAAGTTTCATAATACTTGATGAGGCACAGAACACCACCCCAGAACAGATGAAGATGTTTCTTACCCGCATGGGTATGGGGTCCAAGGCGGTGGTGACCGGTGACGTCACCCAAGTAGATCTTCCCCAGGGCAAGGATTCCGGGCTTTTGGGCGTGGAGGCCATACTTGGTGGCATACCTGGGATTTCGTTTGTTAGATTGTCCGCATCCGACGTGGTAAGACACCCTATAGTTCAGAAGATAGTGAGGGCATATGAGGACTACGAGGACAGGGTCAGGGGGGGCTAA
- a CDS encoding NifU family protein — MSVEEGIRKLIDEEIRPALQSHGGDIEFLGFDEADKVVRVSLTGACGTCPFAQETLRVQVEQVIKRSFPDVAAVKREG, encoded by the coding sequence ATGTCAGTGGAAGAGGGGATCAGGAAGCTCATTGATGAGGAGATAAGGCCGGCCCTGCAGTCTCATGGGGGGGACATAGAGTTTTTGGGGTTCGATGAGGCCGACAAGGTGGTGAGGGTGTCCCTTACCGGTGCCTGTGGAACCTGTCCCTTTGCCCAGGAGACATTGAGGGTTCAGGTGGAGCAGGTGATAAAGCGTTCCTTCCCGGATGTGGCGGCGGTAAAGAGGGAAGGCTAG